From Micromonospora sp. NBC_01699, a single genomic window includes:
- a CDS encoding metallophosphoesterase, protein MQKRTVFRLAAGTVAAGAATLAYASLVERNLFTLRRFDVPVLDTDAEPLRILHLSDLHMTPDQRRKQRWVASLAATDPDLVVVTGDNLAHPEGVPGVLRALQPLLDVPGAFVFGSNDYRGPVWKNPLSYVLPERDYVQGVDLPTEDLRDVLVGAGWADLNNSRTTIRAGGRTVELVGVDDPHVERDDYASVSGPVSEQADLTIGLTHSPEPPLLDEMAADGFQLLLAGHTHGGQVCVPFYGALTTNCDLPLSMAKGLHRWPGSDAWLHVSAGVGTHPTAPVRFACRPEASLLTLIPR, encoded by the coding sequence ATGCAGAAGCGCACCGTATTCCGACTGGCAGCCGGCACCGTCGCGGCCGGAGCGGCCACTCTCGCGTACGCCTCACTCGTCGAGCGAAACCTGTTCACCCTCCGCCGGTTCGACGTACCGGTGCTCGACACCGACGCGGAGCCGCTGCGCATCCTGCACCTCTCCGACCTGCACATGACCCCCGACCAGCGGCGCAAACAGCGCTGGGTCGCCTCGCTCGCCGCCACCGACCCGGACCTGGTGGTGGTGACCGGCGACAACCTGGCCCACCCCGAGGGCGTACCGGGGGTGCTGCGGGCGTTGCAGCCGCTGCTGGACGTACCGGGCGCGTTCGTCTTCGGGTCCAACGACTACCGGGGCCCGGTCTGGAAGAACCCGCTGAGCTACGTCCTGCCGGAACGGGACTACGTGCAGGGCGTCGACCTGCCGACCGAGGATCTGCGCGACGTACTGGTCGGGGCCGGCTGGGCCGACCTGAACAACTCCCGTACGACCATCAGGGCCGGCGGCCGTACGGTCGAACTGGTCGGGGTGGACGACCCGCACGTCGAGCGGGACGACTACGCGTCGGTGTCCGGGCCGGTGTCCGAGCAGGCCGACCTCACCATCGGGCTGACCCACTCGCCCGAACCACCCCTGCTGGACGAGATGGCGGCCGACGGCTTCCAGCTGCTGCTCGCCGGGCACACCCACGGTGGCCAGGTCTGCGTGCCGTTCTACGGCGCGCTGACGACCAACTGCGACCTGCCGCTGTCGATGGCCAAGGGCCTGCACCGGTGGCCCGGCTCGGACGCGTGGCTGCACGTCTCGGCCGGGGTCGGCACCCACCCCACCGCCCCGGTCCGGTTCGCCTGCCGGCCCGAGGCGTCGCTGCTGACCCTGATTCCGCGCTGA
- a CDS encoding GatB/YqeY domain-containing protein codes for MSTLKDLLTADLRTALKARDELSTSTLRLALAAIGNAEVAGKVKRELSDDEVLSVLTKEAKKRREAATAFADAGRTEQAAKERAEGELLDRYLPKQLGDEELTELVRGALAVGGFDGKAQLGPAMKASQAAVAGRAEGGRVAAEVRRQLGS; via the coding sequence ATGAGCACGCTGAAGGACCTCCTGACCGCTGACCTGCGTACCGCTCTCAAGGCGCGGGACGAGCTGAGCACGTCGACCCTGCGGTTGGCGCTCGCCGCCATCGGCAACGCGGAGGTCGCCGGCAAGGTGAAGCGGGAGCTTTCCGACGACGAGGTGTTGTCGGTGCTGACCAAGGAGGCGAAGAAGCGCCGGGAGGCGGCAACCGCGTTCGCTGACGCGGGCCGTACCGAGCAGGCGGCCAAGGAGCGGGCCGAGGGCGAGTTGCTGGACCGCTACCTGCCGAAGCAGCTCGGTGACGAGGAGTTGACCGAGCTGGTCCGGGGCGCGCTCGCCGTCGGCGGCTTCGACGGCAAGGCCCAGTTGGGCCCGGCGATGAAGGCGAGCCAGGCTGCGGTGGCCGGCCGGGCCGAGGGTGGTCGGGTCGCGGCCGAGGTACGGCGACAGCTCGGTTCCTGA
- a CDS encoding penicillin-binding protein: MRKRDHNVFANGASLLICGLLAGVVVAAAAFPAVAMSGLAAKAGAETFDKLPTELTVKMAPQISYLYASDGKTVLATMYDENRRDVPLKDIAPMMQKAIIAAEDHDFYEHNGVDMRGIARAFVANNSANQTTQGASTLTMQYVRQAIAYSATHPQDVVAATEDTTARKLREMRYALQIDSELSKEEILERYLNIAPFGSGAYGVFAASQVYFNKHPRDLTIEEAAMLAGLVKAPSEYNPTTASGYPQAVTRRDYVIENMVDIGAITRQEADTAKAVKLVITGKRAPNGCVATSKNHWGFFCDFFYRWWMDQETFGATTYDRERRLKSGGYSIVTTLDIQAQEAAKKSVEKYLPTSRKEALMLAGIEPGTGRVRTLAVNRNFKLDDPDKPANGPSTNPKARKGARGTYPNTTNPLLSGGGDITGYQAGSTFKMFTMVAALEKGLPLATTINAPEEYVSKYPVGFNSDAACKGTNKYCPRNASKSMAGPHNMWSAFGASVNTYFVPLEEQAGALNTINVAKRLGIQFRSSKDADMATAEGGGDLWGAFTLGVSATTPLDLANSYATLAADGKYCEPIPVQEIRDLSGKTLDIANPRCEQRFKTEVARAAIDAARCPVGDNSSTTQCKGRTAAGVRGIVGKPVAGKSGTTDSDRTASLVVTTKQLAVAGILADPDWPETTEKMDHDKVNPAVYETLRDAMKGKPAQQFVAPSGKLVQGDQRSIPNVECQSIESARSRIKGAGFEVDVARSQINSKCPAGTAAGTSPDGRTIKGGVVVIQVSNGKGGGSPTPGGNGPVRPGTGPDGPNVVRPPGD; this comes from the coding sequence ATGCGGAAACGCGACCACAATGTCTTTGCCAACGGCGCATCGCTACTGATCTGTGGCCTGCTGGCCGGGGTGGTGGTCGCTGCGGCCGCCTTCCCCGCGGTGGCGATGTCCGGCCTGGCCGCCAAGGCCGGCGCCGAGACCTTCGACAAGCTGCCGACCGAGCTGACGGTCAAGATGGCGCCGCAGATCAGCTACCTCTACGCGTCGGACGGCAAGACGGTGCTCGCCACCATGTACGACGAGAACCGGCGCGACGTTCCGCTCAAGGACATCGCCCCGATGATGCAGAAAGCCATCATCGCCGCCGAGGACCACGACTTCTACGAGCACAACGGCGTTGACATGAGGGGAATCGCCCGCGCCTTCGTCGCCAACAACAGCGCCAACCAGACCACCCAGGGCGCCTCCACCCTCACCATGCAGTACGTCCGGCAGGCGATCGCGTACTCGGCGACACACCCGCAGGACGTGGTGGCGGCCACCGAGGACACCACCGCGCGCAAGCTGCGCGAGATGCGCTACGCCCTCCAGATCGACAGCGAACTCTCCAAAGAGGAGATCCTGGAGCGCTACCTGAACATCGCGCCCTTCGGCAGCGGTGCGTACGGCGTCTTCGCGGCCAGCCAGGTCTATTTCAACAAGCACCCGAGGGACCTGACGATCGAGGAAGCGGCGATGCTCGCCGGCCTGGTCAAGGCACCCTCGGAGTACAACCCGACCACCGCCAGCGGCTACCCGCAGGCGGTCACCCGGCGTGATTACGTCATCGAGAACATGGTCGACATCGGCGCGATCACCCGGCAGGAGGCTGACACCGCAAAGGCGGTCAAGCTGGTCATCACCGGCAAGCGCGCACCAAACGGATGTGTGGCTACCAGCAAGAACCACTGGGGCTTCTTCTGCGACTTCTTCTACCGCTGGTGGATGGACCAGGAGACCTTCGGCGCCACCACGTACGACCGGGAGCGGCGGCTGAAGTCCGGCGGCTACAGCATCGTCACCACGCTCGACATTCAGGCGCAGGAGGCGGCGAAGAAGTCGGTCGAGAAGTACCTCCCGACCTCGCGCAAGGAAGCGTTGATGCTCGCCGGCATCGAGCCCGGCACCGGCCGCGTACGCACCCTGGCGGTCAACCGTAACTTCAAGCTCGACGACCCGGACAAGCCGGCGAACGGGCCCTCCACCAACCCGAAGGCCCGCAAGGGCGCCCGGGGCACCTACCCCAACACCACGAACCCGCTACTCAGCGGCGGTGGCGACATCACCGGCTACCAGGCCGGCTCGACGTTCAAGATGTTCACGATGGTGGCGGCGCTGGAGAAGGGCCTGCCGCTGGCGACGACCATCAACGCGCCGGAGGAGTACGTCTCCAAGTACCCGGTCGGCTTCAACAGCGACGCCGCGTGCAAGGGCACCAACAAGTACTGCCCACGCAACGCCAGCAAGAGCATGGCCGGTCCGCACAACATGTGGAGCGCCTTCGGTGCCTCGGTGAACACCTACTTCGTCCCACTGGAGGAGCAGGCCGGCGCGCTCAACACGATCAACGTGGCGAAGCGGCTCGGCATCCAGTTCCGGTCGAGCAAGGACGCCGACATGGCCACCGCGGAGGGCGGCGGCGACCTCTGGGGCGCGTTCACCCTCGGTGTCTCCGCGACCACGCCGCTGGACCTGGCCAACTCGTACGCGACCCTGGCGGCCGACGGCAAGTACTGCGAACCGATCCCGGTGCAGGAGATCCGCGACCTGAGCGGTAAGACGCTCGACATCGCGAACCCCCGCTGCGAGCAGCGGTTCAAGACCGAGGTCGCCCGCGCCGCCATCGACGCCGCCCGCTGCCCGGTCGGGGACAACTCGTCGACCACCCAGTGCAAGGGCCGCACCGCCGCCGGCGTACGCGGCATCGTGGGCAAGCCGGTCGCCGGCAAGAGCGGCACCACCGACTCGGACCGGACCGCCAGCCTGGTCGTCACGACCAAGCAGCTCGCCGTGGCCGGCATCCTGGCCGACCCGGACTGGCCCGAGACCACCGAGAAGATGGACCACGACAAGGTCAACCCGGCCGTGTACGAGACGCTGCGGGACGCGATGAAGGGCAAGCCGGCCCAGCAGTTCGTCGCGCCCAGTGGCAAGCTGGTCCAGGGCGACCAGCGGTCCATCCCGAACGTCGAGTGCCAGTCGATCGAGTCGGCCCGGTCCCGGATCAAGGGCGCCGGCTTCGAGGTGGACGTGGCCCGGTCGCAGATCAACTCGAAGTGCCCGGCCGGCACCGCCGCCGGCACCAGCCCCGACGGACGCACCATCAAGGGCGGCGTCGTGGTGATCCAGGTCAGCAACGGCAAGGGCGGCGGCAGCCCCACGCCGGGCGGAAACGGCCCCGTCCGGCCCGGTACCGGCCCGGACGGCCCCAACGTGGTCCGACCCCCGGGCGACTGA
- a CDS encoding WhiB family transcriptional regulator gives MGMITDWPTLAACQNGDPDALFVQGAEQNVAKRICRSCPVRYECLADALDNRIEFGVWGGMTERERRALLRRHPQVASWRKMFEAALKNKDKSLVTTG, from the coding sequence ATGGGCATGATCACAGACTGGCCCACTTTGGCGGCATGTCAGAACGGTGACCCTGACGCGCTGTTCGTACAGGGCGCAGAACAGAACGTAGCGAAGCGGATCTGCCGAAGTTGCCCGGTGCGCTACGAGTGTCTGGCCGACGCGCTCGACAACCGAATCGAGTTCGGCGTCTGGGGTGGCATGACCGAGCGGGAGCGGCGGGCCCTGTTGCGTCGACACCCGCAGGTGGCCAGTTGGCGCAAGATGTTCGAGGCCGCGCTGAAGAACAAGGACAAGTCTCTGGTCACGACCGGCTGA
- a CDS encoding ArsA family ATPase — MPADQPAPPLDVDQILADSGVRIVVCCGSGGVGKTTTAAALALRAAEVHGRRTVVLTIDPARRLAQSLGLTELDNTPRQVKGIDVEASGGELHAMMLDMKRTFDDVVLAHSDPVKAAEIFANPFYQAMSSTFAGTQEYMAMEKLGQLHARGEWDLIVVDTPPSRSALDFLDAPARLSRFLDGRMLRLLLAPARSGGRSMFSLVTASFGMFSRAVQKVLGAQLLTDLSGFVAALDSMFGGFRQRAEQTYRILQARETAFLLVAAPEPDAVREAAYFAGRLGEERMPLAGLVMNRVHRTVVDEPTAQESLAAADRLAELGGHETTVETLRVHAALAQQAAREQRVAAAFTDAYPQVPTVAVTAQPADVHDVDGLRTIGAAISRS; from the coding sequence GTGCCTGCCGATCAACCAGCGCCGCCGCTGGACGTCGATCAGATCCTCGCCGATTCCGGCGTACGGATCGTGGTCTGCTGTGGCTCGGGCGGCGTGGGAAAGACGACCACCGCGGCGGCGCTCGCGCTGCGCGCGGCCGAGGTGCACGGACGGCGTACGGTCGTGCTCACCATCGATCCGGCCCGCCGGCTGGCGCAGTCGCTCGGCCTGACCGAGCTGGACAACACGCCCCGGCAGGTCAAGGGGATCGACGTGGAGGCCAGCGGCGGCGAGCTGCACGCCATGATGCTCGACATGAAGCGGACCTTCGACGACGTGGTGCTCGCGCACAGTGACCCCGTGAAGGCCGCAGAGATCTTCGCCAACCCGTTCTACCAGGCGATGAGTTCGACCTTTGCCGGTACGCAGGAGTACATGGCGATGGAGAAGCTGGGTCAGTTGCACGCTCGGGGCGAGTGGGACCTGATAGTGGTCGACACTCCGCCGTCCCGGTCGGCGCTGGACTTCCTGGACGCGCCGGCCCGGCTGTCCCGCTTCCTCGACGGGCGGATGCTGCGGCTGTTGCTGGCGCCGGCCCGGTCCGGTGGGCGGAGCATGTTCAGCCTGGTCACGGCGTCGTTCGGGATGTTCTCGCGGGCGGTGCAGAAGGTTCTGGGCGCCCAGTTGCTGACTGACCTGTCCGGCTTCGTCGCGGCGCTGGACTCGATGTTCGGCGGTTTCCGGCAGCGGGCGGAGCAGACGTACCGGATCCTGCAAGCCAGGGAGACGGCGTTCCTGCTGGTGGCGGCACCGGAGCCGGACGCGGTACGGGAGGCGGCGTACTTCGCCGGGCGGCTCGGCGAGGAGCGGATGCCGCTGGCCGGGCTGGTGATGAACCGGGTGCACCGCACGGTGGTGGACGAGCCGACGGCGCAGGAGAGTCTGGCCGCCGCCGATCGGCTGGCCGAGTTGGGCGGTCACGAGACGACGGTGGAGACGCTGCGGGTGCACGCCGCGCTGGCCCAGCAGGCGGCCCGGGAGCAGCGGGTGGCGGCGGCCTTCACGGACGCGTACCCGCAGGTGCCGACGGTGGCGGTCACGGCGCAGCCCGCCGACGTGCACGACGTCGACGGGCTGCGAACGATAGGCGCCGCGATCAGCCGGTCGTGA
- a CDS encoding ArsA-related P-loop ATPase codes for MRAGDGSVGQPETGWPARLHVVTGKGGTGKTTVAAALALALAAEGRRTLLVEVEGRQGIGQLFGTGPLPYEERRIVTLPGGGEVRALAVDPEEALLEYLDMFYKLGAAGRALRKLGAIDFATTIAPGLRDVLLTGKVKEATTRTADKRRVYDSVVLDAPPTGRIGRFLNVTAEAARLAKVGPIKTQSEGVAALLRSPITAVHVVTLLEEMPVQETIDAIGELTKLRIPVGRVIVNSSRPPLLAAKVSQAELRRGLAAAGLPADRATVAGLHTEARDQLTRRELEESLRSDLVELGLPLVELPLLPDGVDRTALDRLATVLASAD; via the coding sequence GTGCGAGCAGGCGATGGGTCGGTCGGTCAGCCCGAGACGGGCTGGCCGGCCCGTCTGCACGTGGTAACCGGCAAGGGCGGGACCGGGAAGACCACCGTCGCCGCCGCCCTGGCCCTCGCGCTCGCCGCCGAGGGGCGGCGCACCCTGCTGGTGGAGGTCGAGGGCCGGCAGGGCATCGGACAACTCTTCGGCACCGGGCCGCTGCCGTACGAGGAGCGGCGCATCGTCACGCTTCCCGGCGGCGGTGAGGTACGCGCGCTCGCCGTCGACCCCGAAGAGGCGCTGCTCGAATACCTGGACATGTTCTACAAGCTCGGTGCCGCCGGTCGCGCGCTGCGCAAGCTCGGTGCGATCGACTTCGCCACCACCATCGCCCCGGGTCTGCGGGACGTGCTGCTCACCGGCAAGGTCAAGGAGGCGACCACCCGGACCGCCGACAAGCGCCGGGTGTACGACTCCGTGGTGCTCGATGCCCCGCCCACCGGCCGGATCGGTCGTTTCCTGAACGTCACCGCCGAGGCGGCCCGGCTGGCCAAGGTCGGCCCGATCAAGACCCAGAGCGAGGGTGTGGCGGCGCTGCTGCGCTCCCCGATCACGGCCGTGCACGTGGTCACGCTGCTGGAGGAGATGCCGGTCCAGGAGACGATCGACGCGATCGGCGAGCTGACCAAGCTGCGTATCCCGGTCGGCCGGGTGATCGTCAACAGCAGCCGGCCGCCGCTGCTGGCGGCCAAGGTGAGCCAGGCGGAGCTGCGCCGGGGGCTCGCCGCGGCCGGGCTGCCCGCCGACCGGGCCACCGTCGCCGGCCTGCACACCGAGGCCCGCGACCAGCTCACCCGGCGGGAGCTGGAGGAGTCGCTCCGGTCGGATCTGGTCGAGCTGGGGCTGCCGTTGGTCGAGTTGCCCCTGTTACCCGATGGGGTTGACCGAACGGCTCTCGATCGGCTCGCAACGGTGCTGGCCAGCGCCGATTGA
- a CDS encoding Rv0361 family membrane protein, with product MSGQPYPGQPVSGQPYPGQPVSGQPYAGTPYPGQPFPGPAQFGQPGYPPPPGYPLPAQLPRKKRGLLIASIVLAVAVVLCGGGGLAAFLVLRSAETGQGAPSATAAVDGFLKAVYTEKDADKAASLVCSQANDRAAVVGKVDEVKKLSQTYKTPRFKWNPPKVDEQADDRAIVSVQLTMTTADEKTAEQQLKFTVIQKTGWRVCEVG from the coding sequence GTGTCGGGGCAGCCCTATCCCGGTCAGCCCGTGTCGGGGCAGCCCTACCCCGGTCAGCCCGTGTCCGGGCAGCCGTACGCCGGGACGCCGTACCCCGGGCAGCCGTTTCCGGGTCCGGCGCAATTCGGGCAGCCGGGGTATCCCCCGCCGCCGGGCTACCCACTGCCCGCCCAGCTGCCGAGGAAGAAGCGTGGGCTGCTGATCGCCTCGATCGTGCTGGCGGTGGCGGTGGTGCTCTGCGGTGGCGGTGGACTCGCCGCGTTCCTGGTGCTGCGCAGCGCGGAGACCGGTCAGGGCGCACCCAGCGCGACCGCCGCGGTGGACGGTTTCCTCAAGGCCGTCTACACCGAGAAGGACGCCGACAAGGCGGCCTCGCTGGTCTGCTCGCAGGCGAACGACAGGGCCGCGGTCGTCGGCAAGGTCGACGAAGTGAAAAAGCTCTCGCAGACCTACAAGACGCCCCGGTTCAAGTGGAACCCCCCGAAAGTGGACGAACAAGCCGATGACCGGGCGATCGTCTCGGTCCAGCTCACGATGACCACCGCGGACGAGAAGACCGCGGAGCAGCAGCTCAAGTTCACCGTGATACAGAAAACCGGTTGGCGCGTCTGCGAGGTGGGCTAG
- a CDS encoding RidA family protein: MSNGPHAKLAELGLSLPEVVQPLGSYVPAVQSGHHVYVSGQLPMVDGKLLATGKVGNGVSAEQAKDLAERCAINALAAVDSLVGLENVVKIVKVTGFVASAEGFTGQPGVLNGASDLFGAVFGEAGRHVRSAVGVAELPLDSPVEVEVIVEVA; the protein is encoded by the coding sequence GTGAGCAACGGGCCACACGCCAAGCTCGCCGAGCTGGGGCTGAGCCTGCCCGAGGTGGTGCAACCGCTCGGGTCGTACGTCCCGGCGGTGCAGTCCGGCCACCACGTCTACGTCTCCGGGCAGTTGCCGATGGTGGACGGGAAGCTGCTCGCCACCGGCAAGGTGGGTAACGGTGTCTCCGCCGAGCAGGCGAAGGACCTGGCCGAGCGGTGCGCGATCAACGCGCTGGCGGCCGTCGACTCGCTGGTCGGGCTGGAGAACGTCGTCAAGATCGTCAAGGTGACCGGGTTCGTCGCCTCGGCGGAGGGTTTCACCGGTCAGCCGGGCGTACTCAACGGGGCCTCGGATCTGTTCGGTGCCGTCTTCGGTGAGGCCGGTCGGCACGTACGCAGCGCCGTCGGCGTGGCCGAGCTGCCGCTGGACTCCCCGGTCGAGGTAGAGGTCATCGTCGAGGTCGCCTGA